One part of the Paraglaciecola sp. L3A3 genome encodes these proteins:
- a CDS encoding transglutaminase family protein, with product MNFKIIHETTYSFSDEVFLEPHYLRFRPKQTPFIEVTNFSIALKSTPEGHRVIEDEEHNVIDFCWFEKLTNSFTIHAESSLHTKEYNPFDFIVHPDSFNKIPFSYSEQQSQILHASLQTSLLDQELMDYANSIIVTSYFNTVTFITNLTIQIHKDFVVEYREDGPPLTPENTFQIKKGSCRDLSWMQINLLRNLGIAARFVSGYFYFETEKPVYELHAWVEVFIPGTGWLGFDPSHGILTGNTHFPVASSAIPENTMPVSGGIRGSATSQLMTHLRIEKQ from the coding sequence ATGAATTTTAAAATAATCCATGAGACCACGTATTCATTTAGCGACGAGGTTTTTCTAGAGCCCCACTATTTAAGATTCCGGCCTAAACAAACTCCTTTTATTGAGGTGACAAACTTTTCAATTGCCCTCAAGTCTACACCTGAAGGACATCGAGTGATCGAAGATGAAGAGCATAATGTCATAGATTTTTGTTGGTTTGAGAAACTCACAAACAGTTTTACGATCCATGCAGAAAGTAGTTTGCATACCAAAGAATATAATCCATTTGATTTTATTGTTCACCCTGACTCATTTAATAAGATACCTTTTAGTTATTCTGAACAGCAATCGCAAATACTCCACGCTTCTTTACAAACTAGCCTACTAGATCAAGAACTAATGGATTATGCCAACAGCATAATTGTAACTTCATATTTTAATACGGTGACATTTATTACCAATCTTACAATACAAATTCACAAAGATTTTGTTGTAGAATATCGAGAAGACGGTCCTCCTCTCACCCCTGAAAATACTTTTCAAATTAAAAAGGGGTCGTGCCGTGACTTGTCATGGATGCAGATTAATCTGTTGCGAAATCTGGGTATTGCTGCACGATTTGTTAGTGGTTATTTTTATTTTGAGACCGAAAAACCAGTCTATGAATTACATGCATGGGTAGAAGTGTTTATACCTGGTACAGGTTGGTTAGGTTTTGATCCTAGCCATGGAATTTTAACAGGTAACACCCATTTTCCTGTGGCTTCTAGTGCTATTCCAGAAAATACCATGCCTGTTTCAGGTGGCATACGTGGCAGTGCAACATCTCAACTCATGACTCATTTAAGAATAGAAAAACAATAA